Proteins encoded together in one Telopea speciosissima isolate NSW1024214 ecotype Mountain lineage chromosome 6, Tspe_v1, whole genome shotgun sequence window:
- the LOC122664279 gene encoding probable methyltransferase PMT15 codes for MAGSVNPYFSANSKPFFYPYWKKSSLFGLVLITVLCSLSYLMGVWQNSRGGILTSRLVNSVPCTDIESRTKPRTKLPSTSPALDFSTHHAADDSPMTMVTKQYPLCDIRYSEYTPCEDPKRSLKFKRNRLIYRERHCPQRGELLKCRVPAPFGYKNPLPWPTSRDYAWYANAPHKELTVEKAVQNWIRYEGERFKFPGGGTMFPNGADAYIDDIGKLINLKDGSIRTAIDTGCGVASWGAYLLSRNILAMSFAPRDTHVAQVQFALERGVPALIGVLASIRLPYPSRAFDMAHCSRCLIPWGQFDGLYLIEVDRVLRPGGYWILSGPPIRWKKYWKGWERTQEDLESEQSQIEAVAKSLCWKKFIEKGDIAIWQKPTNHIHCKKSRKIIGKPQFCPASQDPDKAWYTNLETCITPLPEVSDITEVAGGQLAKWPKRLNAIPPRISSGSVNGITEEMFRKDAELWSKRVGYYKSVNNQLGQKGRYRNLLDMNAYLGGFAAQLVDQPVWVMNIVPAEAKINTLGVIYERGLIGTYQNWCEAMSTYPRTYDLIHADSVFTLYENRCEMEDILLEMDRILRPEGSVIFRDDVDVLVKVKSIIDGMNWDGQIIDHEDGPHVREKLIFAVKLYSTAPQSSPDQESKTAS; via the exons ATGGCGGGTTCTGTCAATCCTTACTTCTCTGCTAATTCAAAACCTTTCTTCTACCCATACTGGAAGAAATCCAGCcttttcggtttggttttaatAACCGTACTCTGTTCTCTGTCGTACCTTATGGGTGTTTGGCAGAACAGTCGTGGCGGAATCCTCACCTCTCGCCTTGTTAATTCCGTGCCCTGTACTGACATTGAGAGCAGAACCAAACCCAGAACCAAGTTGCCGTCAACTTCCCCTGCTTTGGATTTCTCTACCCACCATGCGGCCGATGACTCTCCGATGACGATGGTCACGAAGCAGTACCCTCTCTGCGATATCAGGTACAGCGAGTACACACCATGTGAGGATCCCAAGAGATCTTTGAAGTTTAAAAGGAATAGGCTGATCTATAGAGAGAGACACTGCCCTCAGAGAGGAGAATTGCTCAAATGTCGTGTGCCTGCGCCGTTTGGGTacaagaaccctctcccatggCCGACGAGTCGTGATTATGCGTGGTATGCAAACGCGCCTCACAAGGAATTGACAGTGGAGAAGGCTGTCCAGAACTGGATTCGATACGAAGGAGAACGGTTCAAGTTTCCCGGTGGTGGTACCATGTTCCCCAACGGTGCTGATGCCTATATCGATGATATCGGCAAGCTTATCAATCTCAAAGATGGTTCCATCAGAACCGCCATTGACACTGGTTGTGGG GTTGCGAGCTGGGGAGCTTACCTTCTGTCACGCAACATCTTAGCAATGTCGTTCGCACCAAGGGACACCCATGTAGCTCAGGTGCAATTCGCACTCGAGCGAGGAGTTCCAGCGTTGATCGGAGTATTGGCTTCAATTAGGCTTCCTTACCCATCAAGGGCTTTCGACATGGCTCACTGCTCTCGTTGCCTCATTCCCTGGGGCCAATTTG ATGGGCTCTACCTGATTGAAGTCGATCGAGTTCTCCGCCCTGGTGGGTATTGGATTCTTTCAGGTCCTCCTATCAGATGGAAAAAGTACTGGAAAGGGTGGGAAAGAACACAGGAAGACCTTGAGTCTGAGCAGTCACAGATTGAGGCTGTAGCCAAGAGTCTTTGTTGGAAGAAATTTATAGAGAAGGGCGACATTGCTATCTGGCAGAAACCCACTAACCACATTCACTGTAAAAAGAGTCGCAAGATCATCGGAAAGCCCCAGTTCTGTCCGGCTTCACAAGATCCCGACAAGGCTTG GTATACCAATTTGGAGACTTGCATAACCCCATTACCAGAAGTATCCGACATTACAGAAGTCGCCGGTGGTCAACTGGCCAAGTGGCCGAAGAGATTGAATGCTATTCCTCCCAGGATTAGCAGTGGAAGTGTGAACGGAATCACAGAGGAGATGTTCAGAAAGGATGCAGAGCTATGGTCCAAGAGAGTTGGATATTACAAGTCTGTAAACAATCAGCTTGGGCAGAAAGGAAGATACCGGAATTTGCTGGATATGAATGCCTACTTGGGAGGTTTTGCAGCTCAACTTGTGGACCAACCAGTTTGGGTCATGAACATTGTTCCTGCAGAGGCGAAGATCAACACACTCGGAGTCATCTACGAACGTGGGTTGATCGGAACTTATCAGAATTG GTGTGAAGCCATGTCTACTTATCCAAGGACTTACGATCTAATTCACGCTGATTCTGTCTTTACCCTCTACGAGAACAG ATGTGAAATGGAAGATATTCTGTTGGAGATGGACAGGATTCTTAGACCTGAAGGCTCTGTAATCTTTAGAGACGATGTAGATGTTTTAGTAAAGGTGAAGAGTATCATAGATGGAATGAATTGGGATGGTCAAATAATTGACCATGAAGATGGCCCCCATGTAAGGGAGAAACTTATTTTTGCTGTGAAGTTATATTCGACAGCTCCACAGTCTAGCCCTGATCAGGAGTCCAAGACTGCTTcttag
- the LOC122664680 gene encoding scarecrow-like protein 28, which translates to MLAGFSTLLSPRHRLRSEASTQFQACHFQYPSMSTHRLDLPCSFPRKDAQRSQPIRPVGLSVEKPVEAKGSCSLKQKIRLPPSITTAQTALWEERREVEEGFWTKGRSLKRFAEQTSSDESCANRAKRKRSSSTTTPDASSEGEGITLSQLGKGNLWFQQTVEMPQSVLGITGLDPPPVSFPGSYSGEEERIYFVPGDVVIPPLALPNNPLMESVVTEITDKGENDVDTTSQEPRRASSGSTSSEGDSLTPRRNENSSGNGTGNGSQRPHPSEGPRVTAGSEDVQTEHQGFELVRLLVGCVESISSKNIPAISHYIAKLGELASPEGTAISRVTAYFTEALAVRVARLWPHILHIATPRDLDRIDDDMGAALRLLNHVSPIPKFLHFTSNEILIRAFEGKDRVHIIDFDIKQGLQWPGLFQSLATRPNPPSHVRITGIGESKQELQETGDRLARFAETLNLPFEFHAVVDRLEDVRLWMLHVKEKESVAVNCVLQLHKMLYDETGAALRNLLGLISSTNPIVVLMAEQEAVHNDSNLETRVSNSLKYYSAIFDSIDSSLPLDSVVRIKIEEMFAREIRNIIACEGSDRLERHENFAKWRKNMEHGGFRCIGIREKEILQNRMLLKMYSCENYSIEKQGEEGAGLTLSWLEQPLYTVSAWAPVDVAGSSSSLSHPS; encoded by the coding sequence ATGTTGGCGGGCTTTTCTACATTGCTGTCGCCAAGGCATAGATTAAGGAGTGAAGCATCTACGCAGTTTCAAGCTTGCCATTTTCAGTATCCTTCAATGAGTACACACAGATTGGATTTGCCATGTAGTTTCCCCAGGAAGGATGCCCAACGGTCCCAACCCATTCGACCTGTTGGTCTCTCGGTGGAGAAGCCGGTCGAAGCTAAAGGGAGTTGTTCTCTTAAGCAGAAAATCCGGCTCCCGCCATCCATCACCACCGCTCAGACGGCATTgtgggaagaaaggagagaggttgaagaagggttttggACGAAAGGGAGGAGCTTGAAAAGGTTTGCCGAACAGACTTCATCTGATGAATCGTGCGCAAACAGAGCcaagaggaagagaagtagCAGTACCACAACGCCTGATGCTTCTTCAGAAGGGGAGGGAATAACTCTAAGCCAATTGGGTAAGGGCAATCTATGGTTTCAGCAGACTGTTGAGATGCCACAGTCGGTGCTTGGAATCACAGGCCTAGACCCTCCACCAGTTTCTTTTCCCGGGTCTTATtcgggagaggaagagaggatcTATTTTGTTCCTGGTGATGTGGTCATACCACCTCTGGCATTGCCCAACAATCCTTTGATGGAGTCTGTAGTCACTGAGATTACAGATAAAGGTGAGAACGATGTTGATACCACCAGCCAAGAGCCTAGAAGGGCAAGTTCAGGATCCACCTCGTCCGAAGGCGATAGTTTGACTCCAAGGCGAAATGAGAATTCCTCAGGGAATGGAACGGGTAATGGGTCTCAGCGCCCTCACCCATCTGAGGGACCCAGAGTAACGGCTGGCAGTGAGGATGTTCAGACAGAGCATCAGGGATTTGAGCTTGTGAGATTACTGGTTGGTTGTGTGGAATCAATTAGCTCGAAGAACATCCCAGCTATCAGCCATTATATAGCTAAACTCGGAGAGCTTGCTTCACCAGAAGGAACTGCCATTAGCCGTGTCACTGCTTACTTTACAGAAGCTTTGGCAGTAAGAGTTGCAAGGCTTTGGCCTCACATTCTTCATATTGCCACCCCTCGGGATCTTGATCGGATTGATGATGACATGGGAGCTGCACTTCGGCTTCTAAACCATGTCAGCCCAATTCCAAAGTTCCTTCATTTCACATCTAATGAGATTCTGATTAGAGCATTTGAAGGAAAAGATAGGGTACATATCATAGATTTTGACATCAAACAAGGGCTTCAATGGCCTGGTTTATTTCAGAGTCTAGCCACTAGGCCCAATCCCCCAAGCCATGTAAGAATCACAGGTATAGGAGAGTCCAAACAGGAACTCCAAGAAACAGGCGATAGATTGGCGAGATTTGCAGAAACCCTGAATCTGCCGTTTGAATTCCATGCAGTTGTGGACAGGTTGGAGGACGTGAGACTGTGGATGCTTCATgtgaaggaaaaggaaagtgtGGCTGTGAATTGTGTTCTTCAACTACACAAAATGCTTTATGATGAGACCGGTGCGGCACTAAGGAATCTATTGGGTTTGATAAGTAGTACTAATCCCATAGTGGTTCTCATGGCAGAACAAGAAGCCGTGCACAATGATTCCAATTTGGAGACGAGGGTTTCTAATTCACTCAAATACTACTCTGCCATATTTGACTCTATTGATTCTTCCCTGCCATTAGATAGTGTGGTTAGAATCAAAATAGAGGAGATGTTTGCTCGGGAGATCAGAAATATAATTGCCTGTGAAGGCAGTGACCGGTTGGAAAGGCATGAGAATTTTGCAAAGTGGAGGAAGAATATGGAGCATGGAGGATTTAGATGCATTGGAATCAGAGAGAAGGAGATTCTTCAGAACAGAATGCTGTTGAAGATGTACTCTTGTGAGAACTACAGTATCGAGAAGCAAGGCGAAGAAGGAGCAGGGCTTACTCTTAGTTGGCTAGAGCAGCCTTTGTACACAGTTTCGGCGTGGGCACCTGTTGATGTTGCTGGCAGTTCCTCCTCTTTATCTCATCCAAGTTGA